A single genomic interval of Paenibacillus sp. J23TS9 harbors:
- a CDS encoding carbohydrate ABC transporter permease: MLSGVRETKRDKLFLLCNYIYVLLAFLVVFYPLVYMISASISDPKYVGSGEMWLWPKGITFDGYKRVFENSSIWTGYGNTILYTVVGTTINLVVTLPAAYALSRKDFVGRNFFMGMFMVTMFFGGGLVPTYLLIKQLGMINTMWAIVIPSAASIWNIIVSRTFFQSSIPKELQEAAQIDGCTNMRLFIKIILPLSMPIIAVMALFYGVGNWNSYFSALIYLNDSAKYPLQLVLRQILVLQEMAAQGGGAIDASTAAAMNSKAEIAALVKYAVIIVATVPIIAIYPFLQRYFVQGVMIGSVKG; encoded by the coding sequence ATGCTTTCAGGTGTTAGAGAAACCAAACGCGATAAATTGTTTCTGCTGTGCAATTACATTTACGTATTACTTGCTTTCCTTGTCGTATTCTATCCCTTGGTCTATATGATCAGTGCGTCGATCAGCGATCCGAAGTATGTCGGTTCCGGGGAAATGTGGCTGTGGCCGAAAGGGATTACTTTTGACGGATACAAAAGAGTATTTGAGAACTCCAGCATTTGGACGGGTTACGGGAACACCATCCTATATACCGTGGTGGGAACGACCATTAATCTGGTTGTTACGCTGCCAGCAGCTTACGCATTAAGCCGCAAGGACTTTGTCGGACGTAACTTTTTTATGGGGATGTTCATGGTCACGATGTTTTTTGGTGGGGGCCTGGTGCCAACCTACCTGCTGATCAAGCAGCTGGGCATGATTAATACGATGTGGGCAATTGTGATCCCATCGGCTGCATCCATCTGGAACATCATTGTTTCCCGCACATTCTTTCAGAGCTCAATTCCGAAGGAGCTGCAGGAGGCTGCCCAGATTGACGGCTGTACCAATATGAGATTGTTCATTAAGATTATCCTGCCGCTGTCGATGCCGATTATCGCGGTAATGGCATTGTTCTATGGTGTGGGCAACTGGAACAGCTATTTCTCGGCTCTCATTTATTTGAATGATTCAGCGAAATATCCGCTGCAGCTTGTTTTGCGCCAAATTCTGGTTCTGCAGGAAATGGCCGCTCAGGGCGGCGGGGCGATTGACGCTTCTACAGCAGCAGCGATGAACAGCAAAGCCGAAATTGCAGCATTGGTTAAGTATGCAGTTATTATTGTAGCGACGGTTCCGATCATTGCTATTTATCCGTTCCTACAGCGATATTTTGTCCAGGGTGTTATGATTGGTTCCGTAAAGGGCTGA
- a CDS encoding DUF4184 family protein, whose product MPFTFAHPIYIIPAKFMKPGYISITGLILGSMAPDFEYFIALEPYQWIGHTHKGLLLQAIPICTVILLLLQLIMKPFALHLPSMFNLDVRTSGLINAFDYRRLKSWVVFLVSVVIGFYSHVFIDAFTHKSGYFVLRFPALQSMYFGLPAFKLLQYSLSVCGILAELLIILFLLNRATCSTTALKRISMNRKMRYWTGVIVTAMATTLGKLLFTASTNLPGVLVVSPISGLILGIIMMGLLFRKV is encoded by the coding sequence ATGCCATTTACATTCGCACATCCCATATATATCATTCCGGCCAAGTTTATGAAACCGGGCTATATCAGCATAACCGGGCTTATTCTTGGGAGCATGGCCCCGGATTTTGAATATTTCATCGCTTTGGAGCCGTATCAGTGGATTGGGCATACGCATAAAGGGCTGCTGCTGCAAGCCATCCCGATTTGCACCGTGATTCTATTATTGCTGCAGCTCATCATGAAGCCATTCGCCTTACATTTGCCGTCTATGTTTAACCTGGATGTAAGGACATCCGGACTTATCAACGCCTTTGACTATCGTCGGCTGAAGAGCTGGGTTGTTTTTTTGGTTTCCGTTGTCATTGGATTTTACAGCCATGTATTTATTGATGCATTTACTCATAAATCCGGATATTTTGTGTTGAGGTTTCCGGCCCTGCAAAGCATGTATTTCGGCCTTCCGGCCTTTAAACTGCTGCAATACTCGCTGTCGGTTTGCGGTATTTTGGCTGAACTGCTCATCATATTATTTCTATTGAACAGAGCGACCTGTTCAACCACAGCTTTGAAAAGAATATCCATGAACCGAAAGATGAGATACTGGACAGGCGTAATCGTCACCGCCATGGCAACCACGCTGGGTAAGCTGCTTTTTACAGCAAGTACGAACTTACCAGGAGTTCTTGTCGTTTCGCCCATATCGGGTTTGATTTTAGGAATCATCATGATGGGGCTCCTATTCCGGAAGGTCTAG
- a CDS encoding GNAT family N-acetyltransferase, translating to MHIRNIKREQANEFWKLRLEALQSNPEAFGSSYEDYVHTPMNEVILKINNEPDNYILGAFTENNELMGIAGFRREQGMKVRHKGMIWGVYVSPEHRGKGIARDLMQEILNRGTEIEGLQQIQLSVVTANHAAAELYKRLGFVTYGVEKDALIYQGQGFDEELMTYFVK from the coding sequence ATGCATATCAGAAACATAAAACGAGAGCAGGCGAATGAATTCTGGAAGCTGCGGCTGGAAGCATTACAATCCAATCCGGAGGCCTTCGGTTCTTCCTATGAGGATTACGTGCACACGCCGATGAATGAAGTTATATTGAAAATTAACAATGAACCTGACAATTATATTTTAGGAGCATTCACTGAGAACAACGAGCTGATGGGGATCGCGGGGTTCCGGAGGGAACAGGGCATGAAAGTCCGGCATAAAGGAATGATCTGGGGAGTGTATGTGTCTCCTGAACACCGGGGAAAAGGAATCGCCAGAGACCTTATGCAGGAAATACTCAACAGAGGGACAGAAATCGAAGGTCTGCAGCAAATCCAGCTCTCGGTCGTCACGGCAAACCATGCAGCGGCAGAGCTGTATAAAAGATTGGGTTTTGTCACCTATGGAGTCGAGAAGGATGCATTAATCTATCAAGGACAAGGATTTGACGAAGAATTGATGACTTACTTTGTGAAGTGA
- a CDS encoding extracellular solute-binding protein: MNVKGILRPALLLAVTMGVILSGCSKTSSSDEQTAQPTSNFNLTGYPIVKDKLTLKFVISKANQQKKNMDQLKVVQDMEAQTNIHIDWDASEQGYEEKKNLMFASGDLPDAFFGGSSLTDADILKYGTQGLLIPLEKLIDQYAPNIKKLLEENPDIKKVVTAPDGHIYSIPNVITEGANELGEVYFINKTWLDKLGRSVPTTTAEFEQVLKAFKDQDLNGNGKKDEIPFSFSNGNTLNGIFGLFGSFGLPDNSSHVMVQDGKVSYTAITPEFKETIKYLNTLYKEGLIDPEAYTQDRNLYFAKGHSTGGPILGAFTGYNAENVVGSENAKNYVPTKPLKGPQGQQIVNMYETLAVSKSGFALTSANKHLEESMRWIDTIYEERHSIEWELGPVGVNFKETNGDKYDFLPTPEGMSYDDFRCSESPCYGGTVAILGDTYKKIELSSKIKTRLEYLDIYQPFMKKFTLPAGMFFTVEDSDRLNVLSTDISTFVKKKQAQWVIDGNIDAEWDGYLAQLKKSGLEEFLQIYQNTYDRFQSIK; the protein is encoded by the coding sequence ATGAATGTTAAAGGTATCCTTCGGCCTGCTCTGCTACTAGCAGTAACAATGGGGGTGATCCTCTCTGGCTGCAGCAAAACCTCTTCTTCTGATGAGCAAACGGCTCAACCGACGAGTAATTTCAATCTAACAGGTTATCCCATCGTAAAAGACAAACTTACGCTGAAATTTGTGATTAGTAAGGCGAACCAGCAAAAAAAGAACATGGATCAGCTGAAGGTCGTACAGGACATGGAGGCACAAACGAATATACACATTGATTGGGATGCTTCCGAGCAAGGCTATGAGGAGAAGAAGAATTTGATGTTTGCCAGCGGTGACCTGCCGGACGCCTTCTTCGGCGGCAGCAGTCTGACGGATGCGGATATACTCAAGTACGGCACGCAAGGATTATTGATTCCGCTTGAGAAGCTGATCGACCAATACGCACCCAACATCAAAAAGCTGCTGGAAGAAAACCCGGACATCAAGAAGGTGGTTACAGCTCCCGACGGACATATCTATTCGATTCCGAATGTAATAACAGAAGGTGCTAATGAACTGGGGGAAGTGTATTTCATCAACAAGACCTGGCTGGATAAGCTCGGACGATCCGTACCAACGACAACAGCGGAATTCGAACAGGTTCTGAAGGCATTCAAGGATCAAGACTTGAACGGTAACGGAAAAAAGGATGAGATTCCATTCAGCTTCTCCAACGGAAATACACTTAACGGCATCTTTGGACTGTTCGGGTCATTCGGGCTTCCGGACAACAGCTCGCATGTGATGGTTCAAGACGGCAAAGTGTCCTATACAGCCATTACACCCGAATTTAAGGAAACCATCAAATATTTGAATACCCTTTACAAAGAGGGCCTGATCGATCCCGAAGCCTACACCCAGGACCGTAATCTCTATTTCGCTAAAGGCCACAGTACAGGCGGTCCGATTCTGGGGGCATTCACGGGGTATAATGCTGAAAACGTGGTTGGGTCGGAGAATGCGAAAAACTATGTTCCGACGAAGCCGTTAAAAGGCCCGCAGGGTCAGCAGATTGTTAATATGTATGAAACCCTTGCCGTATCCAAAAGCGGATTTGCCCTTACTTCAGCTAATAAGCATTTAGAGGAATCGATGCGCTGGATCGATACGATCTATGAAGAGCGCCATTCCATTGAATGGGAGCTCGGCCCCGTAGGCGTTAATTTCAAGGAAACGAACGGAGATAAATATGACTTCCTCCCGACTCCGGAGGGAATGAGCTATGATGACTTCCGATGCTCGGAAAGTCCTTGCTACGGCGGAACCGTTGCTATTCTGGGGGATACGTACAAAAAAATTGAACTGTCGTCCAAAATAAAAACACGGTTGGAATATTTGGACATTTACCAGCCATTCATGAAGAAATTCACGCTGCCAGCTGGCATGTTCTTCACCGTGGAGGATTCGGACCGTTTGAACGTGCTGAGCACTGACATATCTACATTTGTGAAAAAGAAGCAGGCACAATGGGTCATTGATGGAAATATTGATGCGGAATGGGACGGATATCTGGCACAATTGAAGAAGAGTGGACTTGAGGAGTTCCTTCAAATCTATCAAAATACGTATGACCGCTTTCAGTCGATTAAATAA
- a CDS encoding inositol monophosphatase family protein codes for MDQQVIQTAKELSIQVIRQAGQIAKEKFDDIADIQAKDEFGDVVTEVDHLAEGIILEQIRAVFPDHQIHSEEAGIIGPENDWLWLIDPLDGTNNFAIGLPVFSVSITLMYKKHPVLGVVYEPLTDRLFVSVAGEGTYCNDKPVHVKSNPNFLRGNIGWIQGHKVQNDPKAVQLRQFIDIRFKRMMRLWAPTLQWCMLAKGDLDGIVLYNSEGDDLYSGILMVKEAGGVVLDFDGNPFDGMSNEPYMIACHPDHQEQMLQLVREGLSLKAGG; via the coding sequence ATGGATCAACAAGTTATCCAAACCGCAAAAGAATTATCCATTCAAGTCATACGGCAGGCTGGACAAATCGCCAAGGAAAAATTTGATGATATTGCCGATATACAAGCCAAAGACGAATTTGGAGATGTCGTAACCGAGGTGGATCACCTTGCTGAGGGAATCATCCTTGAGCAGATTCGGGCTGTTTTCCCGGATCATCAGATCCACAGCGAGGAAGCCGGGATCATTGGACCGGAAAATGATTGGCTGTGGCTGATCGATCCGCTCGATGGAACGAATAATTTTGCCATTGGGCTTCCGGTTTTTTCGGTATCCATAACGCTGATGTATAAAAAACACCCCGTTCTTGGCGTCGTTTATGAGCCATTAACAGACCGGCTGTTTGTCTCTGTGGCTGGTGAGGGAACGTATTGCAATGATAAGCCGGTTCATGTTAAAAGCAACCCCAACTTCCTCAGGGGGAACATTGGATGGATTCAAGGCCACAAAGTACAAAATGACCCGAAGGCGGTTCAACTGCGGCAGTTTATTGATATAAGATTTAAGCGAATGATGCGGCTGTGGGCGCCAACCTTGCAGTGGTGTATGCTCGCCAAGGGCGATCTGGATGGAATCGTCTTGTACAATTCGGAAGGAGATGATTTGTACTCCGGCATCTTGATGGTCAAGGAAGCTGGAGGAGTCGTCCTTGATTTTGATGGCAATCCATTTGACGGCATGAGCAACGAACCCTACATGATTGCATGCCATCCCGATCATCAAGAACAGATGCTGCAATTGGTGAGAGAAGGACTGAGTTTAAAGGCTGGAGGTTAG
- a CDS encoding AAA family ATPase, whose amino-acid sequence MYNRIHIFGASGTGATTLGKELSLQLPHVNMDGDEYFWIEKFSKPREPKERIKLLKEDLSQYEKWILSGAICGWGDEVKTAFDLVVFLYVPQELRLQRLRERELHRYGEEILPGGRMYSQSQAFLEWAALYDSAGKEVRSRALHEDWMSDLACPVLRIEGDQSVSERVDAVVRFLRS is encoded by the coding sequence ATGTACAATCGGATACATATATTTGGCGCATCAGGTACCGGAGCTACGACTCTTGGAAAAGAACTGAGCTTGCAACTTCCTCATGTGAATATGGATGGAGATGAATATTTCTGGATCGAAAAATTCAGCAAGCCGAGGGAGCCGAAGGAGAGAATTAAGCTTTTAAAAGAAGACCTCTCGCAGTATGAGAAGTGGATTCTATCTGGAGCCATTTGCGGTTGGGGAGACGAGGTGAAGACCGCGTTCGACCTGGTTGTTTTTCTATATGTTCCACAGGAGCTTCGGCTTCAAAGATTGAGAGAACGGGAATTACATAGATATGGGGAAGAAATTCTTCCTGGCGGCCGTATGTATTCGCAATCGCAGGCATTTTTGGAATGGGCAGCGCTATATGATTCAGCGGGAAAAGAAGTCAGAAGCAGGGCCCTGCATGAAGATTGGATGTCCGATTTGGCTTGTCCGGTTCTCAGAATCGAAGGGGATCAATCGGTGAGCGAAAGAGTGGATGCCGTAGTCCGTTTTCTGCGGTCATAA
- a CDS encoding extracellular solute-binding protein → MKNLRKVSSILLCLTISATMLAACGSSKEDGGSNASGSAEVEGVKKEGFPIVDKPLTLSIMSQDAGVADWNQMPVLKEMEKLTGIKFTYQLAPIDSFETKKNLVFASGDLPDVFYGADLKPADQVTYGTQGVLIPLEKYIDEGYAPNIKKIFDEHPDIRKSFTTPDGHIYALPNIDLSAVWYRSPMWYNGKFLKALKVTELPKTTDELYTLLKRVKDEDPNGNGKADEIPLTSVKLDDLRMYFLGFWGIYDEQVYSDKDGKVHYTPQEEGYKGYLTFLNRLWKDNLLDHETFSQTPEQKKAKGQNNQIALFNDYYPYFTLGGEPSGDNPLMTPVKSEVPGSPVYGKHPGISANGTFAITSNDKAPEATMRWIDYQYGYDGATLFAQGPENLLWKYTNKETHEKEWLPVPGGKERDEFRGTLTPNYGILTPGMNSSELTKGLKTDFDTWIDKENAEKLTPIGKAPFPNVYLTNDEQSEATALLSDLNTYVKQMEAKFVTGQEPLSNWDKYVAQIKKMGGDRIVELYQGAYDRWNSEK, encoded by the coding sequence ATGAAAAATCTTCGCAAGGTATCATCCATCTTACTCTGCCTTACAATATCCGCAACGATGCTCGCAGCCTGCGGTTCATCGAAAGAGGATGGGGGTTCGAATGCTTCCGGATCAGCCGAAGTGGAAGGCGTAAAGAAAGAAGGCTTTCCGATTGTAGACAAGCCGCTAACGCTCTCGATTATGTCACAGGACGCCGGCGTTGCGGACTGGAACCAGATGCCCGTACTTAAGGAAATGGAGAAGTTGACCGGAATCAAATTTACGTATCAGCTTGCGCCGATTGACAGCTTTGAGACTAAGAAGAACCTCGTTTTTGCCAGTGGAGACCTGCCGGATGTATTCTACGGTGCGGATCTTAAACCGGCAGATCAGGTGACTTACGGTACGCAAGGTGTACTTATTCCTCTGGAAAAATACATTGATGAAGGATATGCGCCGAACATCAAAAAGATATTTGACGAGCATCCGGACATCCGCAAATCGTTTACAACGCCTGACGGACATATCTACGCGCTTCCGAATATCGACTTGTCGGCCGTGTGGTACCGCAGTCCAATGTGGTACAACGGTAAGTTCCTGAAAGCCTTGAAGGTGACAGAGCTGCCGAAGACGACGGACGAGCTGTATACCCTTCTGAAACGTGTGAAGGACGAAGATCCAAATGGCAACGGCAAGGCCGACGAAATTCCGCTGACTTCGGTGAAGCTGGATGATTTGCGGATGTATTTCCTGGGTTTCTGGGGAATTTATGACGAGCAGGTCTACTCCGACAAGGATGGTAAGGTTCACTATACGCCGCAGGAAGAGGGATACAAAGGTTACTTAACCTTCTTGAACCGCCTGTGGAAGGATAATCTGCTTGATCATGAAACCTTCTCGCAAACGCCTGAACAGAAGAAAGCAAAAGGGCAAAACAACCAAATTGCGTTGTTCAATGACTACTACCCTTACTTCACACTTGGTGGTGAACCAAGCGGTGACAACCCGCTGATGACGCCGGTGAAGAGCGAGGTTCCAGGTTCTCCGGTATACGGCAAGCATCCGGGCATTTCCGCGAACGGAACCTTTGCCATTACGAGTAATGACAAGGCGCCGGAAGCAACCATGCGCTGGATTGATTATCAGTACGGCTACGATGGCGCGACGCTGTTTGCGCAAGGGCCTGAGAATCTGCTCTGGAAATACACCAATAAAGAAACCCATGAGAAAGAATGGCTGCCTGTTCCAGGCGGGAAAGAACGTGATGAATTCCGCGGCACGCTTACGCCGAACTATGGCATCCTGACACCGGGCATGAATTCAAGCGAACTTACCAAAGGACTCAAGACTGATTTCGATACCTGGATCGATAAAGAAAACGCGGAGAAGCTCACACCGATCGGAAAAGCGCCGTTCCCTAACGTATATCTGACGAATGATGAGCAAAGCGAGGCCACGGCATTATTGTCAGACCTGAATACGTATGTTAAGCAGATGGAAGCGAAATTCGTAACAGGACAAGAGCCGCTATCCAATTGGGACAAGTATGTGGCACAAATCAAAAAAATGGGCGGAGACCGGATCGTTGAGCTGTATCAAGGAGCATACGATCGTTGGAACTCTGAGAAATAA
- a CDS encoding zinc dependent phospholipase C family protein encodes MPWPMVHFAIAEKVCLSNPSPGFLLGSISPDAIHARDHVTRIEKGATHLMSEGRFPSHETLKTNCAAYVDKNPEAEWKEFVLGYFAHIYADIRWTHTVYADFEKEYSGEQGDIRNTYNLEVSQVEFNLLQSEEWADHVITGLQKAYAYPIAPFVTQQEVSQYRDIKIAWLQDARNGPAIETRYFNEDRVKTFIENTSNELTALFYEWGMDAERRLS; translated from the coding sequence ATGCCCTGGCCAATGGTTCATTTTGCAATAGCAGAAAAAGTTTGTCTTTCCAATCCTTCACCTGGATTTCTGTTAGGCAGTATTTCACCAGATGCCATTCATGCGCGAGATCATGTAACCAGAATTGAAAAGGGTGCTACTCATCTGATGAGTGAAGGCCGTTTTCCAAGTCATGAAACGCTTAAAACGAATTGTGCTGCATACGTAGATAAGAACCCGGAAGCGGAATGGAAGGAATTTGTGCTGGGGTATTTTGCTCATATTTATGCGGATATCAGATGGACACATACGGTTTATGCTGATTTTGAAAAGGAATATTCAGGAGAACAGGGCGACATAAGGAACACTTACAATCTAGAAGTCAGCCAGGTTGAATTTAATCTATTACAATCTGAAGAATGGGCAGATCATGTAATTACCGGATTGCAGAAGGCATATGCCTATCCTATTGCCCCATTCGTGACACAGCAGGAAGTAAGCCAATACAGAGATATTAAGATAGCATGGCTTCAAGATGCACGGAATGGACCGGCAATCGAAACCCGTTATTTTAATGAAGATAGAGTAAAGACATTTATTGAAAATACATCGAATGAATTAACTGCTTTATTCTATGAATGGGGAATGGATGCCGAGAGGAGGCTTTCATAA
- a CDS encoding helix-turn-helix domain-containing protein, whose product MRPNYFKSKLFLKYIWSYLFILLIPLVLMTIFIYENAVTNLKSEIEQSRLAQLTQAKVIIDGRMKELSEIASRVSYDERLTPYRVHDSIYSGEAIRALDQYKSTSSIIGEIYLYFHKDDRIYSGKGLNHFDVFTNNLSFQNWNKDALFRDLNNVKYPTMRPADIVSTPSGLHETMLAYLIPITPNSPNPHGTIMYLIKESELTGLIDSILGNYQGMTYILDNDGHILVDNRQGESLTSAEEKSLFNNLSAGIHDKTLNGMAHSIVSVKSENNGWTYVTIMPSAQFFSSVLHVRSFIILLFIIVVVVGAAIALVLARMQYQPISMLVEFAASKSHSKPSEDGSALPGNELDRIRTALQEYSSRVDLQEPFARNHFLSMLLKYGSAQSLTPELQEAFNLEFDRSHHFVMVIGWDEDEQNGRQDMLELLNQIEFPELAAHGYGVELSQLDQLGLIISFNLRGKMDEFSHIQQIVEAVRSNMLESFDVAPMIGVGTCYTSPDLLNQSFIEACSAFELRVSTGHGTITYFEKLSYTPDHAFWIPNNTLLKLSQSLKQGSYDVAAQMIHSAIQSLQSSELSALLTRCICFDLLNTILKTASELGDHSMMQKIAPHMIYSNSLDELERSLLNLASQICNQVEQDNQKEEQSIIDQVVAYIDEHYMDNTLSLETVAFEFGISPSHVSRSFKEKMGLNFIQYIWQKRMEEVMHQLKTTNDPLKDIILKVGYLDTPNFIRKFKKETGYTPGQYRKMFASQGSEPGTGMDDE is encoded by the coding sequence TTGAGACCGAACTACTTTAAATCGAAGCTATTCTTAAAATATATCTGGTCCTACTTGTTTATTTTACTTATCCCCTTAGTGCTTATGACCATTTTTATTTATGAAAACGCAGTCACCAATCTCAAATCCGAGATTGAACAATCCCGTCTTGCCCAGCTAACTCAGGCCAAGGTGATTATTGACGGGCGGATGAAGGAGCTCAGTGAAATTGCTTCCCGTGTCTCCTATGACGAGCGGTTGACGCCCTACCGGGTTCATGACTCGATTTACAGCGGAGAAGCTATTCGAGCACTGGATCAATACAAATCCACCAGTTCAATCATTGGTGAAATCTATTTGTATTTTCATAAGGATGATCGAATCTACTCGGGCAAAGGCCTTAACCATTTTGACGTATTTACGAATAATCTCAGCTTTCAAAATTGGAATAAAGATGCGCTCTTCCGCGACTTAAACAATGTCAAATATCCGACGATGCGTCCGGCAGATATCGTAAGCACCCCTTCAGGACTCCATGAGACGATGCTTGCATACTTAATTCCGATTACGCCCAACAGTCCTAATCCACACGGTACGATCATGTATCTGATCAAGGAGTCCGAGCTTACAGGCCTGATCGATTCGATTCTTGGAAACTACCAGGGGATGACTTATATCCTGGACAACGATGGCCATATTCTGGTAGACAACCGTCAAGGCGAATCACTGACGAGCGCTGAAGAGAAATCCTTATTTAATAATCTATCAGCAGGTATTCACGATAAAACCCTGAATGGAATGGCACATTCGATCGTCTCTGTAAAGTCGGAAAATAACGGCTGGACTTATGTGACCATCATGCCAAGCGCCCAATTCTTCAGCAGCGTCCTGCATGTGCGCAGTTTCATCATTTTGCTGTTCATCATCGTCGTGGTCGTTGGCGCTGCGATCGCACTCGTACTGGCCAGAATGCAGTATCAGCCCATCTCAATGCTGGTCGAATTTGCAGCTTCCAAATCTCATTCCAAGCCTTCAGAAGATGGTTCTGCTCTACCCGGGAATGAGCTTGACCGTATCCGGACTGCACTGCAGGAATACAGCTCACGGGTAGACTTGCAGGAACCTTTTGCCCGTAATCATTTTCTGTCCATGCTGCTCAAATACGGCAGTGCCCAAAGTCTTACTCCAGAGCTCCAGGAAGCCTTTAATCTAGAGTTCGACCGGTCCCATCATTTCGTGATGGTCATCGGCTGGGACGAGGATGAACAGAATGGAAGACAGGATATGCTGGAGCTGCTCAATCAGATTGAATTCCCGGAACTGGCTGCCCACGGGTACGGCGTTGAGCTGTCGCAGCTGGATCAGCTTGGACTCATCATCAGCTTCAATCTCAGAGGCAAGATGGACGAATTCTCACATATCCAGCAGATTGTCGAAGCCGTACGTAGCAATATGCTCGAATCATTCGATGTTGCTCCCATGATTGGCGTTGGAACCTGCTATACAAGCCCGGATCTGCTGAATCAGTCGTTCATCGAAGCTTGTTCTGCGTTTGAACTCCGAGTATCTACCGGTCATGGTACCATCACTTATTTTGAAAAGCTGTCATATACACCGGATCATGCGTTCTGGATTCCGAACAACACATTGCTGAAGCTCTCGCAAAGTCTGAAGCAAGGCAGTTATGATGTAGCAGCCCAAATGATTCATTCAGCCATTCAAAGCCTGCAATCGTCTGAGCTCTCAGCGCTGCTCACCCGCTGCATATGCTTTGACCTTCTGAATACGATCCTGAAAACGGCATCCGAGCTTGGCGATCACAGTATGATGCAGAAAATTGCTCCACATATGATTTACAGCAATTCCCTGGATGAATTGGAACGCAGCTTGCTGAATCTCGCCTCCCAGATCTGCAATCAAGTCGAGCAGGACAATCAGAAGGAAGAGCAATCGATCATCGATCAGGTTGTTGCTTATATTGACGAACATTATATGGACAATACCTTAAGCCTTGAGACAGTAGCCTTTGAGTTCGGCATTTCGCCATCCCATGTCAGCCGTTCGTTCAAGGAAAAGATGGGACTTAATTTCATTCAATATATCTGGCAAAAAAGAATGGAAGAGGTTATGCACCAGCTTAAAACGACGAACGACCCGCTCAAAGACATCATCCTTAAGGTCGGTTATCTGGATACGCCTAATTTTATCCGTAAATTCAAGAAGGAAACCGGTTATACGCCAGGCCAATACCGCAAGATGTTCGCGTCGCAGGGCAGCGAGCCAGGTACCGGTATGGACGACGAATAA
- a CDS encoding sugar ABC transporter permease, with protein sequence MLKPRKADKGVWKRIIQNWELYIFIAPAFFYFLIFSYGPMYGIQIAFKNFIPTKGITGSPWVGFDHFTRFFDSYYFWDLIWNTLSISLYELAIGFPIPIILALAFNEVRTGFFKKLAQTVTYAPHFISVVVMAGMIITFLSPSTGIVVHLIEGLGFNAPDFLTDPRWFKTMYVFSGVWQSAGWGTIIYLAALSGVDPGLHEAAIIDGASRFQRIRHINIPTIIPTMTILLILNMGSLLGVGFEKILLLQNPLNMGSSDVISTFVYRSGLVDAQYSFSTAIGLFNSVINAVLLVVVNQIVRRTSENSLW encoded by the coding sequence ATGCTGAAACCGAGAAAGGCAGACAAAGGTGTATGGAAGAGAATTATTCAGAACTGGGAACTGTATATCTTCATTGCACCCGCATTTTTCTACTTTCTTATTTTCTCTTACGGACCGATGTATGGCATTCAAATCGCGTTTAAAAACTTCATTCCAACAAAAGGGATTACGGGCAGCCCTTGGGTCGGTTTCGATCATTTTACTCGATTCTTTGATTCTTATTACTTTTGGGACTTGATATGGAACACATTAAGCATCAGCTTGTATGAACTGGCTATCGGATTTCCGATTCCGATCATTCTGGCACTTGCCTTCAATGAAGTGAGAACGGGCTTCTTTAAGAAATTGGCTCAAACGGTCACGTATGCGCCTCACTTTATTTCCGTCGTCGTCATGGCGGGGATGATCATTACATTCCTGTCTCCGTCGACCGGGATTGTCGTTCATCTGATTGAAGGGCTGGGGTTTAATGCTCCTGATTTTCTAACGGATCCACGATGGTTTAAGACGATGTACGTCTTCTCGGGCGTATGGCAGAGCGCAGGCTGGGGAACGATCATTTATTTGGCAGCGTTATCGGGAGTGGATCCGGGGCTTCACGAAGCAGCGATCATTGACGGGGCGTCACGGTTCCAGCGTATTCGTCATATTAACATTCCAACGATTATCCCGACGATGACCATCCTGCTCATTCTGAATATGGGAAGTCTGCTGGGAGTAGGTTTTGAAAAGATTCTATTGCTGCAGAACCCGCTGAATATGGGATCTTCAGACGTCATTTCCACTTTTGTGTACCGCTCAGGGCTAGTGGATGCCCAGTACAGCTTCTCGACAGCGATCGGTTTGTTTAATTCCGTGATCAACGCGGTACTGTTGGTTGTCGTCAATCAGATCGTCCGCCGGACGAGCGAGAATAGTTTGTGGTAG